From the Leucobacter tenebrionis genome, one window contains:
- a CDS encoding MerR family transcriptional regulator has translation MENTQQPSGETASPSSEAAPEGAASAPISGAEPLTIDPELLFDDGLPKPNQEGGFKGATAARAAGITYRQLDYWARTGLVEPTVRGAKGSGSQRLYGFRDILVLKLVKRLLDTGISLQQIRTAVAQLHEAGVHDLSRTTLMSDGASVYLCTSNDEVIDLVSRGQGVFGIAVGKVLREVETSLVDMDEHREQAESVDELAARRQVRKKIS, from the coding sequence ATGGAGAACACTCAGCAGCCGTCTGGCGAGACGGCTTCTCCGTCGTCGGAGGCCGCGCCCGAGGGAGCGGCCTCGGCACCCATCAGCGGTGCGGAACCCCTCACGATCGACCCCGAACTCCTCTTCGACGATGGGCTGCCGAAGCCCAATCAGGAGGGCGGGTTCAAAGGCGCTACGGCGGCCCGCGCTGCGGGCATCACCTATCGTCAGCTCGACTACTGGGCGCGCACGGGCCTCGTCGAGCCCACGGTGCGCGGGGCGAAGGGGTCCGGATCGCAGCGCCTCTACGGCTTCCGCGACATCCTCGTGCTCAAGCTCGTGAAACGACTGCTCGACACGGGCATCTCCCTGCAGCAGATCCGCACCGCTGTCGCGCAACTCCACGAGGCGGGCGTGCACGACCTGTCGCGCACCACGCTCATGAGCGACGGAGCCAGCGTGTACCTGTGCACCTCGAACGACGAGGTCATCGACCTCGTCAGCCGCGGGCAGGGCGTCTTCGGCATCGCGGTCGGCAAGGTGCTGCGCGAGGTCGAGACCTCGCTCGTCGACATGGACGAGCACCGCGAGCAGGCTGAGAGCGTCGACGAACTCGCAGCGCGCCGCCAGGTTCGCAAGAAGATCTCCTAG
- a CDS encoding ParA family protein: protein MHVLSVSSLKGGVGKTTVTLGLASAAFSRGLRTLVVDFDPQSDVSTGLAVNPDGYATVADVLESPKEKTVRSAIAHSGWNEYHEGGSIDLLVGSPSAINFDGPHPSTRDIWKLEEALAVVESEYDLVLIDCAPSLNALTRTAWAASDRVLVVAEPSLFAVAATDRALRAIEEIRRGVSPRLQPLGILINRTQPQSMEHQFRIRELREMFGPLVLNPQLPERPSLQQAQGAAKPVHMWPGEASQEMAGNFDLVLDRVLRSAGMDAARETRSKPGRTATVVED from the coding sequence GTGCATGTATTGAGTGTGAGTTCCCTCAAGGGTGGCGTCGGCAAGACCACCGTGACGCTCGGCCTCGCCTCGGCCGCTTTCTCCCGGGGCCTGCGCACGCTCGTCGTCGACTTCGACCCCCAGTCCGATGTGTCGACGGGCCTCGCGGTGAACCCCGACGGGTACGCGACCGTGGCCGATGTGCTCGAGAGCCCCAAGGAGAAGACGGTGCGCTCGGCCATCGCCCACAGCGGCTGGAACGAGTACCACGAGGGCGGGTCGATCGACCTGCTCGTGGGCAGCCCGTCGGCCATCAACTTCGACGGCCCCCACCCGTCGACGCGCGACATCTGGAAGCTGGAGGAGGCCCTCGCGGTCGTCGAGTCCGAGTACGATCTCGTGCTCATCGACTGCGCCCCCTCGCTGAACGCCCTCACGCGCACCGCGTGGGCCGCGAGCGATCGGGTGCTCGTCGTCGCCGAGCCCAGCCTCTTCGCCGTCGCCGCAACCGACCGCGCGCTGCGCGCGATCGAGGAGATCCGCCGCGGGGTGAGCCCCCGCCTGCAGCCCCTCGGCATCCTGATCAACCGCACGCAGCCGCAGTCGATGGAGCACCAGTTCCGCATCCGCGAGCTGCGCGAGATGTTCGGCCCCCTCGTGCTCAATCCCCAGCTGCCCGAGCGTCCCTCGCTGCAGCAGGCCCAGGGCGCGGCGAAGCCCGTGCACATGTGGCCGGGCGAGGCCTCGCAGGAGATGGCCGGCAACTTCGACCTGGTGCTGGATCGGGTGCTCCGCTCTGCCGGCATGGACGCGGCGCGCGAGACGAGGTCGAAGCCCGGGCGCACCGCGACCGTCGTCGAGGATTGA
- a CDS encoding pyruvate carboxylase, with the protein MFKKVLVANRGEIAIRAFRAAHELGASTVAVFPYEDRNSLHRLKADEAYLIGEVGHPVRAYLDIEEIVRVAQESGADAIYPGYGFLSENPGLAAAAEAAGIRFIGPGRQALEMAGNKVAAKEHAIAAGVPVLQSTPPSTDIEALIAGAREIGFPVFAKAVAGGGGRGMRRVEREEDLRDALESAMREAESAFGDPTMFIEQAVLRPRHIEVQVLADKNGETVHLYERDCSVQRRHQKVVEIAPAPNLDPAIRDELTRDAIAFAKSIGYENAGTVEFLLDTEGERAGKHVFIEMNPRIQVEHTVTEEVTDVDLVRAQMRIAAGETLAELELLQDDIQLRGAALQCRITTEDPANGFRPDLGRITAYRSPGGGGVRLDGGTINAGAQISPHFDSMLAKLTCRGRSFEDAVVRARRALAEFRIRGVATNIPFLQAVLADPAFQAGDIATSFIEERPELLDMNKPKDRATRLLQHVANVTVNQPNGPRPGAFDPASKLPAADLSAPAPAGYRQRLLELGPEGYAKSLREQTALAVTETTFRDAHQSLLATRVRTKDLARIAPYVARLTPQLWSVEAWGGATYDVALRFLGEDPWERLAALREALPNVPIQMLLRGQNTVGYTPYPAQVAQAFVREAAETGVDVFRIFDALNDVNQMRVAIDAVRETGTAVAEVAMAYTGNLLDPAENKYTLDYYLRLADEIVDAGAHVLAIKDMAGLLRPAAAAKLVAALRERFDLPVHLHTHDTPGGQLATLLAASEAGVDAVDAASAPMSGTTSQPSLSALVAALANTERDTGLDPAAVFELEPYWDAVRSLYKPFESGLPSPTGRVYTHEIPGGQLSNLRQQAIALGLAENFEKIEDMYAAADRILGRIPKVTPSSKVVGDLALHLAAVDADPRDFEENPGNYDVPDSVVGFLAGELGEIPGGWPEPFRSKVLAGRRVDIGAAPITDEDQALLSGTSDERRSALNRLLFPAPTRQYEAAREQFGDLSVLDTPEYLYGLEAGEERAIDLARGVRLYVGLEAIGEADDKGVRTVMVRVNGQLRQVFVKDESVAVDAPVTEKADRTVPGHVAAPFSGTVTVKVAPGDTIEVGQPVATIEAMKMEAAITAPVAGTVERIVFNGTRGLEAGDLIVVIG; encoded by the coding sequence ATGTTCAAAAAGGTTCTGGTTGCCAATCGTGGTGAGATCGCGATCCGCGCGTTCCGCGCCGCTCACGAGCTCGGCGCTTCCACGGTTGCAGTGTTTCCGTACGAGGATCGCAATTCGCTGCACCGTTTGAAGGCCGATGAAGCGTATCTGATCGGCGAGGTCGGGCATCCGGTGCGCGCGTACCTCGATATCGAGGAGATCGTGCGGGTGGCGCAGGAGTCGGGCGCCGACGCGATCTACCCGGGTTACGGATTCCTGTCGGAGAACCCCGGGCTGGCGGCCGCGGCCGAGGCGGCGGGGATCCGGTTCATCGGACCCGGCAGGCAGGCGCTGGAGATGGCGGGCAACAAGGTCGCGGCGAAGGAGCACGCCATCGCCGCGGGCGTGCCCGTGCTGCAGTCGACGCCCCCGTCCACGGACATCGAGGCGCTGATCGCGGGCGCTCGCGAGATCGGGTTCCCGGTGTTCGCGAAGGCCGTCGCGGGCGGCGGCGGGCGCGGCATGCGGCGCGTGGAGCGCGAGGAGGATCTCCGCGACGCGCTCGAGTCGGCGATGCGGGAGGCCGAGAGCGCATTCGGCGACCCGACCATGTTCATCGAGCAGGCCGTGCTGCGCCCGCGCCACATCGAGGTGCAGGTGCTGGCAGATAAGAACGGCGAGACGGTCCACCTGTACGAGCGCGACTGCTCGGTGCAGCGCCGCCACCAGAAGGTCGTCGAGATCGCCCCGGCTCCGAACCTGGATCCCGCGATCCGCGACGAGCTGACGCGCGACGCGATCGCGTTCGCGAAGTCGATCGGCTACGAGAACGCGGGCACGGTCGAGTTCCTGCTCGACACCGAGGGCGAGCGGGCAGGCAAGCACGTGTTCATCGAGATGAACCCGCGCATCCAGGTCGAGCACACCGTCACCGAGGAGGTGACCGACGTCGATCTCGTGCGCGCCCAGATGCGGATCGCGGCGGGGGAGACCCTCGCCGAGCTCGAGCTGCTCCAGGACGACATCCAGCTGCGCGGTGCGGCGCTGCAGTGCCGCATCACCACGGAGGATCCGGCCAACGGCTTCCGGCCCGACCTCGGCCGCATCACCGCGTACCGTTCCCCGGGCGGCGGCGGCGTGCGCCTCGACGGCGGCACCATCAACGCGGGCGCTCAGATCAGCCCCCACTTCGACTCCATGCTCGCCAAGCTCACCTGCCGCGGGCGCAGCTTCGAGGACGCGGTGGTGCGCGCTCGCCGGGCGCTCGCGGAGTTCCGGATCCGCGGCGTCGCCACGAACATTCCGTTCCTGCAGGCGGTGCTCGCCGACCCCGCTTTCCAGGCCGGCGATATCGCGACCTCGTTCATCGAGGAGCGCCCCGAGCTGCTCGACATGAACAAGCCCAAGGACCGCGCGACCCGCCTGCTGCAGCACGTCGCCAACGTGACCGTCAACCAGCCGAACGGACCGCGCCCCGGCGCATTCGATCCCGCGTCGAAGCTGCCCGCGGCAGACCTCTCCGCTCCGGCGCCGGCCGGGTACCGGCAGCGGCTGCTCGAGCTCGGCCCCGAGGGATACGCGAAGAGTCTGCGCGAGCAGACCGCGCTGGCGGTCACGGAGACCACCTTCCGCGACGCCCATCAGTCGCTGCTGGCGACCCGCGTGCGCACCAAGGACCTCGCGCGGATCGCGCCGTACGTGGCGCGGCTCACCCCGCAGCTGTGGTCGGTTGAGGCCTGGGGCGGCGCCACCTACGACGTGGCGCTTCGCTTCCTGGGCGAAGACCCGTGGGAGCGGCTCGCGGCCCTGCGCGAAGCGCTGCCGAACGTGCCGATCCAGATGCTGCTCCGCGGTCAGAACACCGTGGGATACACCCCCTACCCGGCGCAGGTCGCCCAGGCGTTCGTGCGCGAGGCGGCCGAGACCGGGGTCGACGTGTTCCGCATCTTCGACGCCCTCAACGACGTGAACCAGATGCGCGTGGCGATCGACGCCGTGCGCGAGACCGGAACCGCAGTCGCCGAGGTCGCGATGGCCTACACCGGCAACCTGCTGGATCCCGCCGAGAACAAGTACACCCTCGACTACTACCTGCGACTGGCGGACGAGATCGTGGACGCGGGCGCCCACGTGCTCGCCATCAAGGACATGGCCGGCCTGCTGCGGCCCGCGGCGGCGGCGAAGCTCGTCGCCGCGCTGCGCGAGCGCTTCGACCTGCCCGTGCACCTGCACACGCACGACACCCCGGGCGGTCAGCTCGCCACGCTGCTCGCGGCCTCCGAGGCGGGGGTCGACGCGGTCGACGCCGCTTCGGCGCCCATGTCGGGCACCACGAGCCAGCCGTCGCTCTCGGCCCTCGTCGCAGCCCTCGCGAACACGGAGCGCGACACGGGCCTCGACCCGGCGGCGGTATTCGAGCTCGAGCCCTACTGGGACGCGGTGCGCAGCCTCTACAAGCCGTTCGAGTCGGGCCTGCCCTCGCCCACCGGGCGCGTGTACACCCACGAGATCCCCGGCGGGCAGCTCTCGAACCTGCGCCAGCAGGCGATCGCCCTGGGGCTCGCCGAGAACTTCGAGAAGATCGAGGACATGTACGCGGCCGCCGACCGCATCCTCGGTCGTATCCCGAAGGTGACCCCGTCCTCCAAGGTGGTCGGCGACCTGGCGCTGCATCTGGCCGCCGTCGACGCCGATCCCCGCGACTTCGAGGAGAACCCGGGCAACTATGATGTGCCCGACTCCGTGGTGGGCTTCCTCGCCGGCGAGCTGGGGGAGATCCCCGGCGGCTGGCCCGAGCCGTTCCGCTCCAAGGTGCTCGCCGGTCGCCGCGTCGATATCGGGGCGGCGCCGATCACCGACGAGGATCAGGCGCTGCTCTCGGGCACGAGCGACGAGCGCCGGTCGGCGCTCAACCGGCTGCTGTTCCCGGCGCCCACGCGCCAGTACGAGGCCGCGCGCGAGCAGTTCGGCGACCTGTCGGTGCTCGATACGCCCGAGTACCTCTACGGTCTCGAGGCCGGGGAGGAGCGCGCGATCGACCTCGCTCGAGGGGTGCGTCTCTACGTCGGGCTCGAAGCGATCGGTGAGGCGGACGACAAGGGCGTCCGCACCGTCATGGTGCGTGTGAACGGGCAGCTGCGCCAGGTGTTCGTCAAGGACGAGAGCGTGGCCGTCGACGCCCCCGTGACGGAGAAGGCCGACCGCACCGTGCCCGGTCACGTCGCCGCGCCGTTCTCGGGCACCGTCACCGTCAAGGTCGCGCCGGGCGACACCATCGAGGTCGGGCAGCCCGTCGCCACCATCGAGGCGATGAAGATGGAGGCGGCCATCACGGCTCCCGTCGCGGGAACCGTCGAGCGCATCGTCTTCAACGGCACCCGAGGCCTCGAAGCCGGCGACCTCATCGTCGTGATCGGCTAG
- the def gene encoding peptide deformylase: MAIREIRLFGDPVLRTVCDPITEIDSGVRQLVADLCETVDMDGRAGLAATQIGHTQRAFSLNIDGRISYVLNPEIVELDGDPVPTGEGCLSVPDLWFEVMRYPRATVRGMDLDGRELVVSGEGLLAQALQHECDHLDGKLYINRLDREARGEAMRQIRQSAWF, encoded by the coding sequence ATGGCGATTCGAGAGATCCGACTGTTCGGCGACCCCGTGCTGCGCACCGTGTGCGATCCCATCACCGAGATCGACAGCGGGGTGAGGCAGCTCGTCGCGGATCTCTGCGAGACCGTCGACATGGACGGGCGCGCGGGCCTCGCCGCCACTCAGATCGGTCACACGCAGCGCGCGTTCAGCTTGAATATCGACGGCAGGATCAGCTACGTGCTCAACCCCGAGATCGTCGAACTCGACGGTGACCCGGTGCCGACGGGCGAGGGGTGCCTCTCGGTTCCCGATCTCTGGTTCGAGGTCATGCGGTACCCGAGGGCGACCGTGCGGGGCATGGACCTCGACGGGCGCGAACTCGTCGTCTCGGGGGAGGGACTGCTCGCGCAGGCCCTGCAGCACGAGTGCGACCACCTCGACGGCAAGCTCTACATCAACCGTCTCGATCGCGAGGCGCGCGGCGAGGCGATGCGTCAGATCCGACAGTCCGCCTGGTTCTAG
- a CDS encoding AMP-dependent synthetase/ligase: MSIKGAAVNQSETPILIPPVPDDNITDLLEQRVDATPDRAIFAVPQGEGWRDITAREFRAEVVALAKGFVAAGIEPGDRIAFMCKTSYEWSLVDFAIHYSGAIMVPIYETSSPLQIHWILEDSGARAMMTATTDLAERFEEIASETPGVDLHWRFDEGALEALRKSGLSVEDAEIERRRNLAVGADIATLIYTSGSTGRPKGCVLTHSNFVDLSRNSAAALSEVVQQPGSSTLLFVTLAHVFARFISVLAVHAGVRVGHQADTTQLLPALGSFKPSFLLAVPRVFEKVYNSAEQKTEAEGKGKIFRAAAKVAVEHSEALDAGKVPFVLGLKFKLFDKLVYAKLRERLGGRVSYAISGSAPLSHYLGHFYRSLGVKILEGYGLTETTAPVTVNLPDKFKIGTVGPALPGHTVRIADDGEIEVKGIDVFKEYWNNPEATRAAFTDDGFFRTGDLGSLDADGYLSITGRKKEIIVTAGGKNVAPAALEDPIRSNTIIGQVVVVGDQKPFISALVTLDPEMLPAWLNNNGEDPNMTLEEAARHPKVLAEVQSAIDQGNQHVSRAESIRKFVILPTEFVEANGHLTPKMSIKRDNILRDFASEIAKLYGDNPQTEAVSLGK, from the coding sequence ATGAGTATCAAGGGAGCTGCCGTGAATCAGTCCGAGACGCCGATCCTCATCCCGCCGGTTCCGGATGACAACATCACCGATCTGCTCGAACAGCGCGTAGATGCGACGCCCGACCGCGCGATCTTCGCCGTGCCGCAGGGAGAGGGCTGGCGAGACATCACCGCTCGCGAGTTCCGAGCCGAGGTCGTCGCCCTCGCGAAGGGCTTCGTAGCCGCGGGCATCGAACCCGGCGACCGCATCGCCTTCATGTGCAAGACCAGCTACGAGTGGTCGCTCGTCGATTTCGCGATCCACTACTCCGGCGCGATCATGGTGCCGATCTACGAGACCTCGTCTCCGCTGCAGATCCACTGGATCCTCGAGGATTCGGGGGCTCGCGCGATGATGACCGCCACCACCGATCTCGCCGAGCGGTTCGAGGAGATCGCGAGCGAGACGCCGGGTGTGGATCTGCACTGGCGCTTCGACGAGGGCGCGCTCGAGGCGCTCCGGAAGAGCGGGCTCTCGGTCGAGGACGCCGAGATCGAGCGTCGCCGCAACCTCGCCGTCGGCGCGGACATCGCGACCCTGATCTACACCTCCGGCTCGACCGGTCGCCCCAAGGGCTGCGTTCTCACCCACTCGAACTTCGTGGACCTCTCGCGCAACTCGGCGGCCGCGCTCTCCGAGGTCGTGCAGCAGCCCGGCTCCTCGACGCTGCTCTTCGTCACCCTCGCGCACGTCTTCGCCCGGTTCATCTCGGTGCTCGCCGTGCACGCGGGCGTCAGGGTGGGCCACCAGGCGGACACCACCCAGCTGCTGCCGGCGCTCGGCTCGTTCAAGCCCTCCTTCCTCCTCGCCGTTCCGCGCGTCTTCGAGAAGGTCTACAACTCAGCCGAGCAGAAGACCGAGGCGGAGGGCAAGGGCAAGATCTTCCGGGCCGCGGCCAAGGTCGCGGTCGAGCACTCCGAAGCCCTCGACGCGGGCAAGGTCCCCTTCGTGCTGGGACTCAAGTTCAAGCTGTTCGACAAGCTCGTCTACGCCAAGCTGCGCGAACGGCTCGGCGGTCGCGTCAGTTATGCGATCTCGGGCTCGGCGCCGCTCAGCCACTACCTCGGCCACTTCTACCGCAGCCTCGGGGTCAAGATCCTCGAGGGCTACGGCCTGACCGAGACCACGGCCCCGGTCACCGTCAATCTGCCCGACAAGTTCAAGATCGGCACGGTCGGCCCGGCGCTTCCCGGGCACACGGTGCGCATCGCCGACGACGGCGAGATCGAGGTCAAGGGCATCGACGTCTTCAAGGAGTACTGGAACAACCCCGAGGCGACCCGGGCCGCGTTCACAGACGACGGCTTCTTCCGCACGGGCGACCTCGGTTCGCTCGACGCCGACGGCTACCTCTCGATCACCGGGCGCAAGAAGGAGATCATCGTCACCGCGGGCGGCAAGAACGTGGCGCCCGCGGCGCTCGAGGATCCGATCCGCTCGAACACCATCATCGGCCAGGTCGTGGTCGTCGGCGATCAGAAGCCGTTCATATCCGCGCTCGTCACCCTCGATCCCGAGATGCTTCCGGCCTGGCTGAACAACAACGGCGAGGACCCGAACATGACGCTGGAGGAGGCGGCCAGGCACCCCAAGGTGCTCGCCGAGGTGCAGAGCGCCATCGATCAGGGCAACCAGCACGTCTCGCGAGCCGAGTCGATCCGCAAGTTCGTGATCCTGCCCACGGAGTTCGTCGAGGCGAACGGGCACCTGACCCCGAAGATGAGCATCAAGCGCGACAACATCCTGCGCGACTTCGCGAGCGAGATCGCAAAGCTCTACGGTGACAACCCGCAGACCGAGGCGGTCAGCCTCGGCAAGTAG
- a CDS encoding lysophospholipid acyltransferase family protein has translation MLYWIFKHLIIGPFLKTLYRPWVEGAENIPASGPVIIVGNHLSVIDSFFMPLMIDRRVYFLAKSDYFTGKGLKGWLVKNFMLGVGQLPIDRSGGKASEASLNTGLAVLDRGNVLGIYPEGTRSPDARLYRGRTGVARLVLESGALVVPAVMIDTEKAMPIGAKFPKIRRIGTVIGKPLDFSRFSGMSADRFVLRSVTDEIMLEIQRLSGQQYVDVYASSVRNR, from the coding sequence GTGCTGTATTGGATCTTTAAACACCTGATCATCGGGCCGTTCCTGAAAACTCTGTACCGTCCGTGGGTGGAGGGTGCCGAGAATATTCCGGCCTCCGGGCCCGTAATTATTGTGGGAAACCACCTCTCGGTGATCGATTCCTTCTTCATGCCGCTCATGATCGACCGGCGGGTGTACTTCCTCGCGAAGAGCGACTACTTCACGGGGAAGGGGCTCAAAGGCTGGCTGGTGAAGAACTTCATGCTGGGCGTGGGGCAGCTCCCCATCGACCGCTCGGGCGGCAAGGCATCCGAGGCCTCGCTCAACACGGGGCTCGCGGTGCTGGATCGCGGCAACGTGCTCGGCATCTACCCGGAGGGCACGCGCAGCCCCGATGCGAGGCTGTACCGCGGCCGCACGGGCGTGGCTAGACTCGTGCTCGAATCGGGCGCGCTCGTGGTGCCCGCGGTGATGATCGACACCGAGAAGGCGATGCCGATCGGTGCCAAGTTCCCGAAGATCCGCCGCATCGGCACCGTGATCGGCAAGCCCCTCGACTTCAGCCGCTTCTCGGGCATGAGCGCCGACCGCTTCGTGCTGCGCAGCGTCACCGACGAGATCATGCTCGAGATCCAGCGACTCAGCGGCCAGCAGTACGTCGACGTGTACGCCTCCAGCGTACGCAACCGCTGA
- a CDS encoding class II 3-deoxy-7-phosphoheptulonate synthase: MTSQNTDTAARAFAELDAYRALEAKQQPTWPDPAAVQTASEDLASQPPLVFAGEADQLRERLASAARGEAFLLQGGDCAETFAAATADKIRDRVKTLLQMAVVLTYGASMPVIKVGRMAGQFAKPRSSDTETRDGVTLPAFRGDLVNGYDFTPESRTADPSRLVRGYHVSASTLNLIRAFTQGGFADLRQVHAWNQGFVSNPANQRYESLAAEIDRAVRFMDACGVDHSELKQTEFYVSHEALLLDYERPLTRIDSRTGELYDTSGHMLWIGERTRDLDGAHVEFLSHVRNPIGVKLGPTATVDDALRLIDKLDPEREPGRLTFITRMGAGKIRDVLPGLLAGVRDAGATPLWVTDPMHGNGITSSTGYKTRRFDDVMDELRGFFEAHREVGTFPGGIHVELTGDDVTECLGGSENIDEEALATRYESVCDPRLNHMQSLELAFQVAEELKRL; encoded by the coding sequence ATGACGAGCCAGAACACCGATACTGCTGCCCGCGCGTTCGCGGAGCTCGACGCGTATCGCGCGCTCGAGGCGAAGCAGCAGCCCACCTGGCCCGATCCCGCGGCCGTGCAGACGGCGTCAGAGGACCTCGCCTCCCAGCCCCCGCTCGTCTTCGCGGGCGAGGCCGATCAGCTGCGCGAGCGTCTCGCGTCGGCGGCGCGCGGCGAGGCCTTCCTGCTGCAGGGCGGCGATTGCGCCGAGACCTTCGCCGCGGCGACCGCCGACAAGATCCGCGACCGGGTCAAGACGCTGCTGCAGATGGCCGTCGTGCTCACCTACGGAGCCTCGATGCCGGTCATCAAGGTCGGTCGTATGGCCGGCCAGTTCGCGAAGCCGCGCTCGAGCGACACCGAGACCCGCGACGGTGTCACGCTGCCCGCGTTCCGCGGAGACCTCGTCAACGGCTACGACTTCACCCCCGAATCGCGCACCGCCGACCCCTCGCGACTCGTGCGTGGCTACCACGTCTCTGCCTCGACCCTCAACCTGATCCGCGCGTTCACGCAGGGCGGCTTCGCCGACCTGCGCCAGGTGCACGCCTGGAACCAGGGCTTCGTGTCGAACCCGGCCAATCAGCGCTACGAGTCGCTGGCCGCCGAGATCGACCGCGCCGTGCGCTTCATGGACGCCTGCGGCGTGGATCACAGCGAGCTCAAGCAGACCGAGTTCTACGTGAGCCACGAGGCGCTGCTGCTCGACTACGAGCGCCCGCTGACCCGCATCGACTCGCGCACTGGCGAGCTCTACGACACCTCGGGGCACATGCTCTGGATCGGCGAGCGCACCCGCGACCTCGACGGCGCCCACGTCGAGTTCCTGTCGCACGTGAGGAACCCGATCGGCGTCAAGCTCGGCCCGACGGCGACGGTCGACGACGCGCTGCGGCTCATCGACAAGCTCGATCCCGAGCGCGAGCCCGGGCGCCTCACCTTCATCACGCGCATGGGCGCCGGAAAGATCCGCGACGTGCTGCCCGGCCTGCTCGCGGGCGTGCGCGATGCGGGCGCGACCCCGCTCTGGGTCACCGACCCGATGCACGGTAACGGCATCACCTCGTCGACCGGCTACAAGACCCGCCGCTTCGACGATGTGATGGACGAGCTGCGCGGCTTCTTCGAGGCGCACCGCGAGGTCGGCACGTTCCCCGGGGGCATCCACGTGGAGCTCACCGGCGATGACGTGACCGAGTGCCTCGGGGGCTCCGAGAACATCGATGAGGAGGCGCTGGCGACCCGCTACGAGTCGGTCTGCGACCCGCGTCTGAACCACATGCAGTCGCTCGAGCTGGCCTTCCAGGTGGCCGAGGAACTGAAGCGGCTCTAG